One segment of Primulina tabacum isolate GXHZ01 chromosome 6, ASM2559414v2, whole genome shotgun sequence DNA contains the following:
- the LOC142548420 gene encoding inactive protein kinase SELMODRAFT_444075-like isoform X2: MSLRQKIGDFRSSELDVEKSVIVVAVKFSKEISRTALKWALTNVAKPGDCVRLLVVIPTHSSSKKLWGFLKIGSDCSTGNWRSMSGTVLDQKDHITDLCNQMMSQLQDIYDPEKVRVKMKMVYESEDGVVASEAKRTQIKWVVLEKRMKKETNFCMEHLDCNLVVVKNSEAQLLRLNLMEPTEKDINIIPDSASSMKYLKDEFNSMKVLNVTPTSSPEHTSFKTTVDRISSISSFSEINWDLRVKHILASLRGHHDFEESDSESASENPSSLSTSISSQQWIEDLSSADESSKQLNESIQEPGSTAQSERNQDFRKNVREIMLPNKNAPHDPPPLCTGGYGSVHRGVLPDGLVIAVKQHKLASTQGDREFCSEVQVLSCAQHRNVVMLIGYCVENRRRLLVYEFICNGSLDSHLYGHSYDPLDWTARRKIAIGAARGLRYLHEECRIGCIVHRDMRPNNILLTHDFEPLVGDFGLARLQPDGDSGSETRIIGTFGYLAPEYAQTGQVSDKADMYSFGVVLVELVTGRKAVDINRPKGEQCLTEWARPLLEENAFWKLVDPRLNGCYLETEVQGMIHAASLCIQRDPESRPRMSQVLRMLEDDTYI, translated from the exons ATGAGTTTGAGGCAAAAGATTGGGGATTTTAGAAGCAGCGAATTGGATGTGGAGAAGAGTGTCATTGTTGTTGCTGTGAAGTTTTCtaaagaaatttcaagaactgCTTTGAAGTGGGCTTTAACTAATGTAGCCAAGCCAGGGGATTGTGTTAGGCTGCTGGTGGTTATTCCAACTCATAGCTCAA GTAAAAAGCTATGGGGCTTTCTGAAAATTGGTAGTGATTGCTCGACTGGTAACTGGAGATCAATGTCGGGAACTGTTTTAGATCAGAAGGATCATATTACTGATTTATGCAACCAGATGATGAGTCAACTCCAAGATATTTATGATCCAGAGAAG GTGAGAGTGAAGATGAAAATGGTTTACGAGTCTGAAGATGGAGTAGTCGCATCTGAAGCCAAGAGAACTCAAATAAAATGGGTTGTATTGGAAAA GAGAATGAAGAAGGAAACAAACTTTTGCATGGAGCATCTTGACTGCAATCTTGTTGTTGTGAAAAACTCCGAGGCACAGCTTCTTCGGCTGAATTTGATGGAACCAACTGAGAAGGACATTAATATAATTCCAGATTCAGCATCTTCTATGAAATATCTCAAGGATGAATTCAACAGTATGAAAGTGCTAAATGTGACTCCAACAAGCAGCCCTGAGCACACATCATTCAAGACAACGGTTGACAGGATATCCTCAATTTCCAGCTTTTCTGAAATTAATTGGGATTTAAGGGTGAAACATATTTTAGCATCATTAAGGGGACATCACGACTTTGAAGAATCTGACTCGGAGTCAGCCAGTGAGAATCCAAGCTCTCTTTCAACGAGTATAAGTTCCCAGCAATGGATTGAAGATCTGAGTTCTGCAGATGAATCTTCAAAGCAGTTAAATGAAAGTATACAAGAACCAGGCAGTACAGCACAAAGTGAAAGGAATCAAGATTTTCGCAAGAATGTGAGAGAGATTATGTTACCAAATAAAAATGCACCGCACGACCCTCCTCCACTTTGCACG GGGGGATACGGTTCTGTACACCGTGGAGTGTTACCTGATGGTTTGGTCATAGCTGTGAAGCAACATAAATTGGCTAGTACTCAGGGTGATCGTGAATTTTGCTCAGAAGTGCAGGTCTTAAGCTGTGCACAGCACCGTAATGTTGTGATGCTAATTGGATACTGCGTGGAGAACAGAAGACGGTTATTAGTTTATGAGTTCATTTGCAATGGTTCTTTGGACTCTCATCTTTATG GCCACAGCTATGATCCGTTGGATTGGACTGCACGCCGAAAGATCGCTATTGGAGCTGCTCGAGGGTTGAGATATCTCCATGAGGAGTGCAGAATTGGCTGTATAGTCCATCGTGACATGCGACCAAACAACATTCTGCTGACGCACGATTTTGAGCCGCTA GTTGGAGACTTTGGATTAGCAAGATTGCAACCAGATGGAGATTCGGGTTCAGAAACAAGAATAATCGGAACGTTTGGGTACTTGGCTCCAGAATATGCTCAAACAGGTCAAGTCTCCGATAAAGCTGACATGTATTCTTTTGGTGTGGTGCTGGTAGAGCTTGTCACCGGAAGAAAAGCTGTGGATATAAATCGTCCCAAAGGCGAGCAATGCCTCACAGAATGG GCACGGCCTCTGCTCGAAGAGAATGCCTTTTGGAAACTTGTGGATCCACGTTTGAATGGCTGCTATTTAGAAACTGAGGTTCAGGGCATGATACATGCTGCTTCCTTGTGCATACAACGTGACCCTGAGTCAAGGCCTCGAATGTCTCAG GTTCTTCGAATGCTGGAAGATGACACATACATCTGA
- the LOC142548420 gene encoding inactive protein kinase SELMODRAFT_444075-like isoform X1, whose amino-acid sequence MSLRQKIGDFRSSELDVEKSVIVVAVKFSKEISRTALKWALTNVAKPGDCVRLLVVIPTHSSSKKLWGFLKIGSDCSTGNWRSMSGTVLDQKDHITDLCNQMMSQLQDIYDPEKVRVKMKMVYESEDGVVASEAKRTQIKWVVLEKRMKKETNFCMEHLDCNLVVVKNSEAQLLRLNLMEPTEKDINIIPDSASSMKYLKDEFNSMKVLNVTPTSSPEHTSFKTTVDRISSISSFSEINWDLRVKHILASLRGHHDFEESDSESASENPSSLSTSISSQQWIEDLSSADESSKQLNESIQEPGSTAQSERNQDFRKNVREIMLPNKNAPHDPPPLCTVCQHKTPSFGNPPRLFSYAELEQATSVFSKDNFLAEGGYGSVHRGVLPDGLVIAVKQHKLASTQGDREFCSEVQVLSCAQHRNVVMLIGYCVENRRRLLVYEFICNGSLDSHLYGHSYDPLDWTARRKIAIGAARGLRYLHEECRIGCIVHRDMRPNNILLTHDFEPLVGDFGLARLQPDGDSGSETRIIGTFGYLAPEYAQTGQVSDKADMYSFGVVLVELVTGRKAVDINRPKGEQCLTEWARPLLEENAFWKLVDPRLNGCYLETEVQGMIHAASLCIQRDPESRPRMSQVLRMLEDDTYI is encoded by the exons ATGAGTTTGAGGCAAAAGATTGGGGATTTTAGAAGCAGCGAATTGGATGTGGAGAAGAGTGTCATTGTTGTTGCTGTGAAGTTTTCtaaagaaatttcaagaactgCTTTGAAGTGGGCTTTAACTAATGTAGCCAAGCCAGGGGATTGTGTTAGGCTGCTGGTGGTTATTCCAACTCATAGCTCAA GTAAAAAGCTATGGGGCTTTCTGAAAATTGGTAGTGATTGCTCGACTGGTAACTGGAGATCAATGTCGGGAACTGTTTTAGATCAGAAGGATCATATTACTGATTTATGCAACCAGATGATGAGTCAACTCCAAGATATTTATGATCCAGAGAAG GTGAGAGTGAAGATGAAAATGGTTTACGAGTCTGAAGATGGAGTAGTCGCATCTGAAGCCAAGAGAACTCAAATAAAATGGGTTGTATTGGAAAA GAGAATGAAGAAGGAAACAAACTTTTGCATGGAGCATCTTGACTGCAATCTTGTTGTTGTGAAAAACTCCGAGGCACAGCTTCTTCGGCTGAATTTGATGGAACCAACTGAGAAGGACATTAATATAATTCCAGATTCAGCATCTTCTATGAAATATCTCAAGGATGAATTCAACAGTATGAAAGTGCTAAATGTGACTCCAACAAGCAGCCCTGAGCACACATCATTCAAGACAACGGTTGACAGGATATCCTCAATTTCCAGCTTTTCTGAAATTAATTGGGATTTAAGGGTGAAACATATTTTAGCATCATTAAGGGGACATCACGACTTTGAAGAATCTGACTCGGAGTCAGCCAGTGAGAATCCAAGCTCTCTTTCAACGAGTATAAGTTCCCAGCAATGGATTGAAGATCTGAGTTCTGCAGATGAATCTTCAAAGCAGTTAAATGAAAGTATACAAGAACCAGGCAGTACAGCACAAAGTGAAAGGAATCAAGATTTTCGCAAGAATGTGAGAGAGATTATGTTACCAAATAAAAATGCACCGCACGACCCTCCTCCACTTTGCACGGTATGTCAGCATAAAACACCATCATTTGGGAATCCGCCAAGATTGTTCTCATATGCTGAGCTTGAACAAGCTACTAGTGTATTTTCAAAGGATAACTTTTTGGCTGAGGGGGGATACGGTTCTGTACACCGTGGAGTGTTACCTGATGGTTTGGTCATAGCTGTGAAGCAACATAAATTGGCTAGTACTCAGGGTGATCGTGAATTTTGCTCAGAAGTGCAGGTCTTAAGCTGTGCACAGCACCGTAATGTTGTGATGCTAATTGGATACTGCGTGGAGAACAGAAGACGGTTATTAGTTTATGAGTTCATTTGCAATGGTTCTTTGGACTCTCATCTTTATG GCCACAGCTATGATCCGTTGGATTGGACTGCACGCCGAAAGATCGCTATTGGAGCTGCTCGAGGGTTGAGATATCTCCATGAGGAGTGCAGAATTGGCTGTATAGTCCATCGTGACATGCGACCAAACAACATTCTGCTGACGCACGATTTTGAGCCGCTA GTTGGAGACTTTGGATTAGCAAGATTGCAACCAGATGGAGATTCGGGTTCAGAAACAAGAATAATCGGAACGTTTGGGTACTTGGCTCCAGAATATGCTCAAACAGGTCAAGTCTCCGATAAAGCTGACATGTATTCTTTTGGTGTGGTGCTGGTAGAGCTTGTCACCGGAAGAAAAGCTGTGGATATAAATCGTCCCAAAGGCGAGCAATGCCTCACAGAATGG GCACGGCCTCTGCTCGAAGAGAATGCCTTTTGGAAACTTGTGGATCCACGTTTGAATGGCTGCTATTTAGAAACTGAGGTTCAGGGCATGATACATGCTGCTTCCTTGTGCATACAACGTGACCCTGAGTCAAGGCCTCGAATGTCTCAG GTTCTTCGAATGCTGGAAGATGACACATACATCTGA
- the LOC142547950 gene encoding GATA transcription factor 21-like gives MNLNKSPSPFTVEQQINGDIDQNPFSCQFLYNSMQNHTAGYCDHQLYKLQHRQQEGNFGFRGGSSSYNIKNKAEPGIKLTLWNDEDRHVTDESHATKDGADYKAVQWTPSKIILMQKKMKNSNPNHVTLKINSSVANVIDDQKIPASVHSWETDSSSGISYSNPFRVCSDCNTTKTPLWRSGPKGPKSLCNACGIRQRKARRAAMGATSAAANGIAVVLTDETPSLKTTIKLKKKEKISKEGNASNFKKHCKMAVTASGSSCNGDIRKNLDLEDFLINLSKNLAFRFRVFPQDEKDAAILLMALSSGLIDG, from the exons ATGAACTTAAACAAATCTCCTTCCCCTTTTACTGTAGAGCAGCAGATTAATGGAGATATTGATCAAAACCCTTTTTCCTGTCAGTTTTTATACAATTCGATGCAAAATCATACTGCAGGGTACTGTGATCACCAATTATACAAGCTCCAGCATCGTCAACAG GAAGGTAACTTTGGTTTTCGAGGTGGATCATCGTCGTATAACATCAAGAATAAGGCTGAACCTGGGATAAAATTAACTCTTTGGAACGACGAAGATCGTCATGTAACTGATGAAAGCCATGCCACTAAGGATGGGGCTGATTACAAAGCTGTGCAATGGACGCCTTCCAAGATTATTTTGATgcagaagaagatgaagaactCGAACCCGAATCACGTGACCTTAAAAATAAACAGCAGTGTAGCGAACGTGATTGACGATCAAAAGATCCCGGCATCAGTACACTCGTGGGAAACGGATTCAAGTAGCGGCATTTCATACAGTAACCCTTTCAGGGTTTGTTCTGATTGCAACACAACAAAGACTCCTCTTTGGAGAAGTGGTCCTAAAGGCCCAAAG TCACTTTGTAACGCATGCGGAATTAGGCAAAGGAAAGCGAGGAGGGCCGCCATGGGTGCCACTTCAGCGGCAGCTAACGGCATAGCGGTTGTGTTGACCGACGAGACACCATCATTGAAGACGACGATCAAGCTGAAGAAGAAAGAGAAGATAAGTAAAGAAGGGAATGCttcaaatttcaagaaacaCTGCAAAATGGCAGTCACTGCCTCTGGATCTTCTTGTAATGGAGATATAAGGAAGAACCTTGATTTGGAGGATTTCTTGATAAATTTAAGCAAGAATTTGGCATTTCGATTCCGGGTTTTCCCACAAGACGAGAAGGATGCCGCCATCTTGCTTATGGCTCTATCTTCCGGACTGATTGATGGTTGA